Proteins from one Desulfocurvus vexinensis DSM 17965 genomic window:
- a CDS encoding HPr family phosphocarrier protein: protein MFVTNEEIAADDSASAEVCVGNELGLHARPAARLAREAQRFACDIALVSGGQQVDAKSILDILTLAAAPGSAMTIRATGRDASLAVRTISELFNTRFGEEK from the coding sequence ATTTTCGTGACCAACGAGGAGATCGCAGCGGACGACAGCGCCAGCGCCGAGGTGTGCGTGGGCAACGAGCTGGGGCTGCACGCCCGGCCCGCCGCCCGGCTCGCCCGCGAGGCGCAGCGTTTCGCCTGCGACATCGCCCTGGTGTCCGGCGGGCAGCAGGTGGATGCCAAGAGCATCCTGGACATCCTGACCCTGGCCGCCGCCCCGGGCAGCGCCATGACCATCCGGGCCACGGGGCGCGACGCGTCCCTGGCCGTGCGGACCATATCGGAACTCTTCAACACCCGCTTCGGCGAGGAGAAATAG
- a CDS encoding PTS system mannose/fructose/sorbose family transporter subunit IID — protein MQLPPQRITAPGPARPSGAFPTARVLLRCLLRTWLVGAGFNTRGMQNIGLAYAIDPGLAQLHRDPEALRLARARYATHYNTHPFWTPLLVGIFLGMERKIAKGLLEPDMFDSVRSTTVYTLSAIGDSLFGGSVLVLWSLGTACLVVSGQGALAVALAALLFQGLIVFKTLTFWMGFQEGLTFLHRLGRWNLINWSQRIKLFNAVLLVVFWALAWPGNITWYLWLPAGFAFGVVGMVLSATGLSREILAALAVAAYLGLPWLARLAGGLWPG, from the coding sequence GTGCAACTGCCCCCCCAGCGGATCACCGCACCCGGCCCGGCCCGGCCCTCCGGCGCGTTTCCCACGGCCCGGGTGCTGCTGCGCTGCCTGCTGCGCACCTGGCTGGTGGGCGCGGGCTTCAACACCCGGGGCATGCAGAACATCGGGCTGGCCTACGCCATCGACCCCGGCCTGGCCCAGCTGCACAGGGACCCCGAGGCGCTGCGCCTGGCACGGGCGCGCTACGCCACGCACTACAATACCCATCCCTTCTGGACGCCGCTGCTGGTGGGCATCTTCCTGGGCATGGAGCGCAAGATCGCCAAGGGCCTGCTGGAGCCCGACATGTTCGACAGCGTGCGCTCGACCACGGTCTACACCCTGTCGGCCATCGGCGATTCGCTGTTCGGCGGCAGCGTGCTGGTGCTGTGGTCGCTGGGCACGGCGTGCCTGGTCGTCTCGGGCCAGGGCGCCCTGGCCGTGGCCCTGGCGGCGCTGCTCTTCCAGGGCCTCATCGTGTTCAAGACCCTGACCTTCTGGATGGGCTTCCAGGAGGGCCTGACCTTCCTGCACCGCCTGGGCCGCTGGAACCTCATCAACTGGAGCCAGCGCATCAAGCTGTTCAACGCCGTCCTGCTGGTGGTCTTCTGGGCCCTGGCCTGGCCGGGCAACATCACCTGGTATCTCTGGCTGCCCGCCGGGTTCGCCTTCGGCGTGGTGGGCATGGTTCTTTCGGCCACGGGGCTCTCGCGGGAGATTCTCGCCGCCCTGGCCGTTGCTGCCTATCTCGGCCTGCCGTGGCTCGCGCGCCTTGCGGGCGGGCTGTGGCCGGGCTGA